The Pseudomonadota bacterium genome includes a region encoding these proteins:
- a CDS encoding phosphotransferase family protein, whose protein sequence is MGVIDNAGAVREGESLDTDAVDAWLKGQVPSLTGRPAVSQYSGGASNWTYRLKYPERDFVLRRPPAGTKAASAHDMMREFTIQWLLKPAFPLVPRMVAACQDPSVLGCDFYVMERIEGIIPRANLPRGVDLDQHRVRQLCQSMLDALIDLHAVDPQATGLDRFGKGQGYCMRQVTGWERRYCNARTRNVPSFRRVRAWLKDHTPEDVTACVIHNDWRFDNLVLAADDPTCILGVLDWELATVGDPLMELGSMLAYWVESGDNFLMRATRRQPTHLPGMLRRREVVDYYLGKTGLRCDNWPFYEVFGLFRLAGIAQQIYYRYHHRQTRNPAFRHFWVLINYFDWRCRRIIRKAGR, encoded by the coding sequence TGCAGGAGCGGTTCGCGAGGGTGAATCGCTGGATACCGATGCAGTGGATGCCTGGCTCAAGGGGCAGGTGCCCAGCCTGACCGGAAGGCCGGCGGTGAGCCAGTATTCGGGCGGTGCGTCCAACTGGACGTATCGACTCAAGTACCCGGAACGTGACTTCGTGCTCAGACGGCCGCCGGCCGGTACCAAGGCTGCCTCGGCGCACGACATGATGCGCGAGTTCACCATACAGTGGCTGCTCAAGCCGGCCTTCCCGCTGGTTCCGCGGATGGTGGCGGCCTGCCAGGACCCATCGGTACTTGGCTGTGATTTCTACGTCATGGAGCGCATCGAGGGCATCATCCCGCGCGCCAACCTGCCGCGCGGGGTCGACCTGGATCAGCACCGCGTCCGGCAACTGTGCCAATCCATGCTGGATGCACTGATCGATCTGCATGCGGTCGATCCGCAGGCCACCGGCCTGGACCGGTTCGGGAAGGGTCAGGGCTACTGCATGCGGCAGGTCACCGGCTGGGAGCGCCGATACTGCAACGCGCGCACCCGCAACGTGCCGAGCTTCAGGCGCGTGCGTGCCTGGCTGAAAGATCACACGCCCGAAGATGTTACGGCCTGCGTGATCCACAACGACTGGCGGTTCGACAACCTGGTGCTGGCTGCCGATGATCCAACTTGCATTCTCGGCGTGCTCGACTGGGAGCTGGCTACTGTCGGTGATCCGCTGATGGAGCTGGGCAGCATGCTGGCCTACTGGGTCGAGTCCGGCGACAATTTTCTGATGCGCGCCACGCGCCGCCAGCCCACCCATCTGCCCGGCATGCTCCGCCGCAGGGAGGTCGTCGACTACTACCTTGGAAAGACCGGACTGCGTTGCGACAACTGGCCGTTCTACGAGGTGTTCGGTCTGTTCCGGCTGGCCGGCATCGCCCAGCAGATCTACTACCGCTACCACCACCGCCAAACGCGCAATCCGGCCTTCAGGCACTTCTGGGTTCTGATCAATTATTTCGACTGGCGCTGTCGCCGCATCATCCGCAAGGCCGGGCGCTGA